One window of Papaver somniferum cultivar HN1 chromosome 9, ASM357369v1, whole genome shotgun sequence genomic DNA carries:
- the LOC113308089 gene encoding casparian strip membrane protein 1-like: protein MSKGNGETVVDVPAEKSSNPSTASTKGKGLAAGVATGAAVVGTAKVIKHLRGWKRIVCIFDFLLRLFGVAVLLTAAVTMGTSDQILPFFTHHFQFRATFQDLPALTFFVAANAIACGYLLLSLPFSLISIIRPSIVGARLLLLIADTVMLALTSTGAASAAAIVYLAHVGNRRANWIEICQQFNEFCQQTSGAVVASFAGVLIFIILVIMSALALRHH from the exons ATGTCTAAGGGCAATGGAGAAACCGTGGTCGATGTCCCAGCTGAGAAGAGTAGTAATCCTAGTACTGCAAGCACTAAAGGCAAGGGACTTGCAGCTGGAGTTGCAACCGGTGCTGCCGTTGTCGGCACAGCAAAAGTTATCAAGCATTTAAGGGGATGGAAGAGAATAGTTTGCATTTTTGACTTCCTTCTAAGGCTTTTCGGAGTTGCTGTCCTCCTCACTGCTGCTGTTACCATGGGAACTTCTGATCAAATTCTTCCCTTCTTTACGCATCACTTCCAATTCAGGGCTACTTTCCAAGATCTCCCCGCCCTCAC GTTTTTTGTTGCGGCCAATGCGATAGCTTGTGGATATCTTCTCCTATCTCTTCCATTCTCCCTTATTAGCATTATTCGCCCCAGCATTGTAGGAGCAAGGCTACTTCTCCTAATCGCAGACACA GTGATGCTCGCTTTGACATCGACTGGTGCTGCTTCAGCTGCTGCTATTGTATACTTGGCTCATGTAGGAAACAGAAGGGCAAACTGGATCGAAATATGCCAACAGTTCAATGAGTTCTGCCAGCAAACCAGTGGTGCAGTGGTAGCTTCATTTGCCGGTGTTCTCATCTTTATCATTTTGGTTATCATGTCAGCTTTGGCTCTCCGACACCATTGA
- the LOC113312626 gene encoding proline-rich extensin-like protein EPR1: MLAAEKSWRRRCIILLSFVILCSSVFPVRSVVGDSELNDVDHGVYQQRSPPPLIYGASPPPTPVSTLSPPSPSASSSPPVYGTPFSPPRSPPVIHPTPPSVHVSSPHPALPPPSPPVYAAPTTPSPPVTPFNYPPPPVFTSPPTVPPPVYQAPPIQESPLPIARPSPPIIQTPLKPPPPSPVVYIPQPTPPQVQQPPQRPPPVYQPPTSPPPVYHPPLSPPTAPQPHLSPPPVYRPPTPTYAPPTFPPPVYHPPLSPPPVQQPPLSPPPVYRPPTPTYPPPTFPPPVYHPPLSPPQVQQPPLSPPPVYRPPTLTYPPPSFPPPVYHPPLSPPQVQQPPLSPPPVYRPPTPTYQRPTAPPLVQRPPTPTFRPAPIQRPPTPTYQRPTLPPPVRRPPTPTYQRPASPPPVRRPPTPTYQRPASPPPVRRPPAPT; the protein is encoded by the coding sequence ATGTTAGCTGCAGAGAAATCATGGAGAAGGAGATGCATCATATTATTATCGTTTGTAATATTATGTAGTAGTGTTTTTCCAGTTAGAAGTGTTGTTGGTGACAGTGAATTGAACGACGTTGATCATGGAGTTTATCAGCAGCGTTCGCCccctccacttatttatggtgcTTCTCCGCCGCCTACGCCAGTCTCCACTTTATCTCCACCATCACCATCCGCTTCCTCATCTCCGCCTGTTTATGGGACACCTTTTTCGCCACCTAGATCGCCTCCTGTCATTCATCCTACACCTCCGTCCGTTCATGTCTCTTCACCGCACCCAGCATTACCTCCGCCAAGTCCGCCCGTATATGCTGCTCCGACAACTCCATCACCGCCAGTTACGCCTTTTAATTACCCACCTCCACCAGTTTTTACGTCCCCTCCGACAGTTCCTCCACCAGTGTATCAGGCTCCGCCAATTCAGGAATCACCATTGCCGATTGCTAGACCTTCTCCGCCTATCATTCAGACtcccttgaaacccccaccaccatcacctgtTGTTTATATACCtcaaccaacacctccacaagTCCAGCAACCTCCACAAAGGCCTCCACCAGTGTACCAACCTccaacatcaccaccaccagTATATCACCCTCCTCTCTCACCTCCAACAGCTCCGCAACCACACTTGAGCCCACCACCAGTTTATAGGCCTCCCACACCTACTTATGCACCTCCAACATTCCCACCACCAGTATATCACCCTCCTCTCTCGCCTCCACCAGTTCAGCAACCACCCTTGAGCCCACCGCCAGTCTATAGGCCTCCTACACCAACTTATCCACCTCCAACATTCCCACCACCAGTATATCACCCTCCACTCTCCCCTCCACAAGTCCAGCAACCACCCTTGAGCCCACCACCAGTCTATAGACCTCCTACGCTGACTTATCCACCTCCATCATTCCCACCACCAGTATATCACCCTCCACTCTCCCCTCCACAGGTGCAGCAACCACCCTTGAGCCCACCGCCAGTCTATAGACCTCCTACGCCGACTTATCAACGACCAACTGCACCACCACTGGTCCAGAGACCGCCTACACCAACTTTTCGACCAGCACCGATCCAAAGACCTCCTACACCAACTTACCAGCGACCAACATTACCGCCACCAGTCAGGAGACCTCCTACACCCACTTACCAGAGACCAGCTTCACCCCCACCAGTCAGGAGACCTCCTACACCCACTTACCAAAGACCAGCTTCACCCCCACCGGTCAGGAGACCTCCTGCACCCACTTAA